The following coding sequences are from one Danio rerio strain Tuebingen ecotype United States chromosome 21, GRCz12tu, whole genome shotgun sequence window:
- the med31 gene encoding mediator of RNA polymerase II transcription subunit 31, which translates to MAGVMETDEQARQRFQLELEFVQCLANPNYLNFLAQRGYLREKPFVNYLKYLLYWKEPEYAKFLKYPHCLHMLELLQYEHFRKELVNAQCAKFIDEQQILHWQHYSRKRTRLQQALAEQQQQQQPQAPSHANTTSK; encoded by the exons ATGGCTGGTGTTATGGAAACAG ACGAGCAGGCGAGACAGCGCTTTCAGCTGGAGCTGGAGTTTGTTCAATGTCTGGCAAACCCAAACTACCTGAACT TTCTGGCTCAGAGAGGTTACCTGAGAGAGAAGCCTTTCGTCAATTATTTAAAGTATCTGCTTTATTGGAAGGAACCAGAATATGCTAAATTTCTAAA ATATCCTCATTGTCTGCACATGTTGGAGCTGTTGCAGTATGAGCACTTCCGGAAGGAGCTGGTGAACGCACAGTGTGCCAAGTTCATAGATGAACAGCAGATCCTGCACTGGCAGCATTACTCCAGAAAACGCACCCGTTTACAGCAGGCGCTGGCggaacagcagcaacaacagcagcCACAGGCTCCATCACATGCCAACACCACCTCCAAATGA